GGCGTGGTCATCGCCATCTTCATTGGGATTGGGCTGGTATCAAAAGAGATCGAGAAGCGCACGCTTTACACCGTGCTCTCGCGCCCAGTTCGCCGCTGGGAATTCATTGTCGGCAAGTTCCTGGGCCTGGCCGGAACGTTGGTAGTGAACACATTCTTCATGGCCGTCGGAGTATTCGGCGCGCTGCTTTATGTGGCGCACAAATTTTCCAGACCGGACGCCCTGATCCTGGTGGCGCTCTATTTCATCGTGCTGGAATTTCTGATTATCTGTTCGCTGGCCTTGCTGTTTTCGTCGTTCTCGTCGCCACTGCTCTCGGCGGTGTTCGCATTTTCCTTGTTCGTGATTGGCTGCTTTGCCGACGACCTGCGCGGATTCGCCGCGCTCACCCACGGCATGACGCGTTGGATCGCCACGGGCGCGGCTTATCTGGTGCCGAATTTTTCGGCGCTCAATGTGATCAGCACCGTGGCGCACCAAGAATCGGTGAGCGGACAACTCATATTGCAGAACTCGCTCTATGCCCTGTTCTATGCGGGGATGGCTCTGAGCGGCGCAGTGCTGATCTTCGAGCGCAGGAATTTGAAATGACTTCTGCGGGGCGCACCACTGTGATCGCGGCCACCTGCCTGGCCGTGTCGATGAGCGCCAGCGTTCTGCTGCTCCACAACATCGACCGCATCCGACCGCAAGCCACCTTAGAGGACACGCTCTATATCGACTCGCCCAAGATGATCAAACACGCCAGCCTGGGCTTCGACGGCCTGATGGCTTGCATCTACTGGACGCGCACCGTGCAATACTTCGGGCACCGCCACTTCACACGCGCGAAAAGTTATAACCAGCTTGCGCCCCTGCTCGAGATCACCACCACGCTCGATCCGCACCTGATTCCGGCCTACGAGTTTGGCGCGAGTTTTCTGGCGCCCCGGCCTCCCGACGGCGCGGGCGAACCGGCGCGCGCCATTCAGTTAATGGAATATGGCATCGAGCACAATCCCGACAACTGGCGGCTCTACTACGATCTCGGCTTCGTCTACTACACCGAACTTCAGGACTACGCCAAGGCCGCCGCGACCTTCGAGCGCGGCTCGAAGGTTCCCAACGCGCATCCCTTCATGAAGATCATGGCCGCGCAGATGGCTACGCACGCCGGCGATTTCTCCACCGCCCGCATGCTGTGGACCGCGACCTACGAATCCAGCAGCGAAGCCAACATCAAGCAAAATGCCGTCGAACATCTGCGCGCCATCAAGGTGGACGAAGACGTCACCAACCTGCAAGCCGCCGTGACGCGCTACACGCAGCGCACCGGCGTGGTTCCCTTCAGCATGGCAGAACTGGCCGCGTCCGAACACATCCCCGGCGTCCCCGTCGATCCCGACGGACATCCCTACGTCCTGACCTGGGACGGCCAAGTGCAGGTTCAGAATCCAGACGACTTCCCTTTCATCACCCAGGGCCTGCCGCCGGGGTATGTGGCGGGGACGCCGAAATTTCATAGCAAGAATTAGACGCCGCAAGTTCTTGCATCTTGACAGCCTCGGCTCCCCAGAAGCAAAATCCAGAATCTCTCGGTCGGCTCCTGCGA
Above is a window of Candidatus Sulfotelmatobacter sp. DNA encoding:
- a CDS encoding ABC transporter permease, with amino-acid sequence MISRLGYIASNTFREAVRDRVLYNLIAFALLLSGAAIFVGQISIEIERLVVVNLGLTAVSLFGVVIAIFIGIGLVSKEIEKRTLYTVLSRPVRRWEFIVGKFLGLAGTLVVNTFFMAVGVFGALLYVAHKFSRPDALILVALYFIVLEFLIICSLALLFSSFSSPLLSAVFAFSLFVIGCFADDLRGFAALTHGMTRWIATGAAYLVPNFSALNVISTVAHQESVSGQLILQNSLYALFYAGMALSGAVLIFERRNLK
- a CDS encoding tetratricopeptide repeat protein; this encodes MTSAGRTTVIAATCLAVSMSASVLLLHNIDRIRPQATLEDTLYIDSPKMIKHASLGFDGLMACIYWTRTVQYFGHRHFTRAKSYNQLAPLLEITTTLDPHLIPAYEFGASFLAPRPPDGAGEPARAIQLMEYGIEHNPDNWRLYYDLGFVYYTELQDYAKAAATFERGSKVPNAHPFMKIMAAQMATHAGDFSTARMLWTATYESSSEANIKQNAVEHLRAIKVDEDVTNLQAAVTRYTQRTGVVPFSMAELAASEHIPGVPVDPDGHPYVLTWDGQVQVQNPDDFPFITQGLPPGYVAGTPKFHSKN